The Pseudoliparis swirei isolate HS2019 ecotype Mariana Trench chromosome 16, NWPU_hadal_v1, whole genome shotgun sequence genome includes a window with the following:
- the buc gene encoding bucky ball, which yields MDDGSKHAFGAGPPRAAHPRPFFYVQPPSQPYYVAQNWQMNNPYGHYGLPGGLNLGRPCMQPYQYMQYPGFVYPQAPIYPMDYRRMFEPRFPAPTWNDMQQYHMQQQQQQHHQQQQQYYHQQQQQQQQPYGRRETACSEAQTDPSDAITKLMECLDKIRAAELQHGAERELDSGVASQSSGMFSPAEEKKKSEAPQGHARPPVADGDGRPESPAVTFGDSTAAVYDGESSRRSADGPSPRGCWSAVLEAELPLDSSSVHEESPEPPAAAGDHDGRFFPLEKAEVAGIQSDAGVPKCDAEELLKRRMDSILPSSSSPSSSSSSSSSSSSFTSSLPALKEASSGDKASKADPSYRILKLPFQSAVTPGDAGRLSSSSPAAPYYYNYLSLQTTHERTSVLGPSLDELSSRDEMFSTDLDDADLFPKRLYAGRRLSEAVSSSPHDLTANANAEEEEEEACLPGAKRFMCACCGNSLAKSAGRSRGHGGGAKASRDLRDGDSEEEERRYEQPVRVAGRKHTAPRKLHGVPPPRHAAKPWHKRGPCKDASDPAATQEEGREPCKPAPAGGEAGEAGGGELQCRTCTDGLCRDDLTALDQSRSGDGDVIPRRRPANLLQRQETRKAMCYRPRDEDNEDDEPLLHWERGSTTREPRC from the exons ATGGACG ACGGAAGTAAACACGCGTTTGGGGCCGGGCCGCCGCGAGCTGCTCACCCCAGGCCGTTCTTCTACGTGCAGCCGCCGTCTCAGCCGTACTACGTGGCCCAGAACTGGCAGATGAACAACCCGTACGGCCACTACGGGCTGCCCGGAG GTCTAAACCTCGGCCGCCCCTGCATGCAGCCGTACCAGTACATGCAGTACCCGGGGTTTGTTTACCCTCAAGCCCCCATCTACCCCATGGACTACCGGCGCATGTTCGAGCCCCGCTTCCCAGCTCCGACCTGGAACGACATGCAGCAGTATCAcatgcagcagcaacaacaacaacatcatcaacaacaacaacaatattatcatcagcagcagcagcagcagcagcagccttaTGGGCGTCGGGAGACGGCGTGCTCGGAGGCTCAGACCGACCCCAGCGACGCCATCACCAAACTCATGGAGTGCCTGGATAAGATCCGAGCCGCGGAGCTGCAGCACGGCGCCGAGCGGGAGCTCGACTCCGGCGTCGCCTCGCAGTCCTCCGGGATGTTCTCTCcggcggaggagaagaagaagagcgaagCGCCGCAGGGTCACGCCCGGCCTCCGGTGGCCGACGGCGACGGACGTCCGGAGTCCCCGGCCGTGACCTTCGGCGACTCCACGGCGGCGGTGTACGACGGCGAGTCCAGCCGGAGGAGCGCGGACGGCCCGAGCCCTCGGGGGTGCTGGTCGGCGgttctggaggcggagctgccgCTGGATAGCTCCTCCGTCCACGAGGAGAGTCCCGAGccaccggcggcggcgggcgaccACGACGGACGCTTCTTCCCTCTCGAGAAAGCCGAGGTCGCGGGTATCCAGTCGGACGCCGGCGTTCCCAAATGTGACGCAGAGGAGCtcctgaagaggaggatggattCAATCCTGCCGTCGTCgtcgtctccttcctcctcctcctcctcttcctcctcctcctcctcttttaccTCCAGTCTCCCGGCGCTTAAAGAAGCTTCGAGTGGCGACAAAGCCTCAAAGGCTGATCCGAGCTACCGGATCCTCAAGCTGCCCTTCCAGAGCGCTGTGACCCCGGGGGACGCCGggcgcctctcctcctcctcgccggcgGCGCCCTACTACTACAACTACCTGTCCCTGCAGACGACCCACGAGCGCACGAGCGTCCTCGGGCCGTCTCTGGACGAGCTGTCCTCCAGAGACGAGATGTTCTCCACCGACCTGGACGACGCCGACCTCTTCCCCAAGCGGCTGTACGCCGGCCGGAGGCTTTCGGAGGCCGTGAGCAGCTCCCCGCACGACCTCACCGCCAACGCcaacgcggaggaggaggaggaggaggcgtgtctgCCCGGCGCCAAGAGGTTCATGTGCGCCTGCTGCGGGAACAGCCTGGCGAAGAGCGCCGGACGGAGCAGAGGACACGGCGGCGGCGCCAAGGCGTCCAGGGACCTTCGAGACGGCgactccgaggaggaggagcgcagGTACGAGCAGCCGGTCCGAGTGGCCGGGAGGAAGCATACGGCGCCCAGGAAGCTCCACGGCGTCCCGCCGCCGAGACACGCGGCCAAACCCTGGCACAAAAGGGGCCCGTGCAAAGACGCGTCCGATCCGGCGGCGACCCAGGAGGAAGGGCGGGAGCCGTGTAAGCCGGCGCCGGCCGGCGGCGAGGCCGGAGAGGCGGGCGGCGGGGAGCTGCAGTGCAGGACGTGTACGG ACGGGCTGTGCAGAGACGATCTGACCGCGTTGGATCAGAGCCGGTCGGGCGACGGTGACGTGATTCCCAGGAGG